Genomic segment of Arachis stenosperma cultivar V10309 chromosome 4, arast.V10309.gnm1.PFL2, whole genome shotgun sequence:
TATAGAGATAAATACtagaatataatttattatttttttattgattttttttggtCTGAATTGGGATACTTATTTTGTGGATAACTTATATTGATTCTATCAGTTTTGAtgatatattatattaattattgagATTTTTTAATATTACTAAAAAGAATGattgtatatttattattttgataatgaaaaattttattggACTAGATCCCATAAATTTTATgtctcttttaaaaaaattttacgaCAAAATTTAAGTCTTTGATATTTTAATTCCTGTCATTATATTTGTTGCTTAAAGTATTTTTGGTGTTGTCTATTTAATTGGACcagttataaaaaaattattttaatttttccgTTGATAAAAAAGTTTTTATCTAAATAGTTTTTTCCAACAATTATATAGCtatttcaattaaaaaaaaaaaggtagtTGGGCACCACGTGATGATCTCGCTAGTATCATCATATCTTTAAACCAAAATGTTAGTGTGTTATTATAATTAATGATACTTATTGTATATTTATAAGTGATCTTATCATTCTTATATAAATttcattattaaaattaaacaggATGTAGTTTGACTGGGTGTGTGAGTTGTTTGGTGGATGAGAGTGGAGTCTACCACCATATATGAGTCTGCTGGTCTTAATTAATTGACTATATTAGATGAGTTTAGTAGATGAATTTACTAAGATGGCCGCAACCATATTTGATTAAGATATATAACATGTTAGTTAAAACATATTTGATTAAGATATTCCACTATTTATGTCCACATCAGCATGCAATAATACATCCCTCTAGTAGTCTAATGTATGTATAGTAAGAGGCATATGTCGTTATCATATTCTTCATTGGCAactatataaatattattatgtcGGTTTTTTCTCAATATGTAATATTTCTTGTTAAGAATTACAGGTAAACGAGAAAAAggacaaaatatataaataaatcaaGTGAGATCAAATTTATGTAGATCTCCTAAATTAAAAAGTACGTACATGTTCCAGTTTATATATTTACCAGTAAATTGCATGCATTTTAGTTAGTAAATCGAATTAGTGTTAGTCAAATTATTAAAGTTACATGCAAATCAAACAGAATTATGCATGATTATTTTTATgtgttattattaatttaataaataaatattaattttaaaaaagtctcataattaaatattttattagtttatttttttaatgtatgaaataaaataatttatttaatttttaaattattattgattatgtgaagtattttatttaaaatttaaatacatgtataaatatttacatttaaatttaatttttttaattactttgcataaaataaaatatttttttaattttaaattattaattatgtaaaagAGTATTGCATTTGTAATTTgagtaaatatattttttaataaatttttttaataaatttatttaaattataccacaaaaaatattttattccatgcaaaacaatttataaaaaatgacttaaaagatgttaggagtactataaaaatttgtaatatccCAATGACTTAAATAAATACATGATAAATCAAACCTATTGGATTCAATTTATGTCTTTTAGCTCGTTGCTTACAAATCGAATTTAACCAATTCGATTTACTAGGGGAGAAAAACAGAGGTAAATCGAAACAACCTTCTTCGATTTACTATTTATTCACGTACATGTAAATTTAATTAATCTCATTCGATTTACTATGGAAGTCACTATGTAGGTATAAATCGAATCAGTTCTATTCGATTTGTATGAAATCTTAGTAATTCGACAAACACTAATTCGATTTACTAGTTAAAATGCTAAATCAAAGGTAATTGTGTCGatttatatagatatataaattGAAATGCACGTAACGCTTTTTAATTTAGGAGATCTAcgtaaatttaattttcacttagtttatttatattttttgctcCCGAAAAAAAcataattgaataaaaaaaactaatatatCTTTTGTATTAAGTTTAAAAGGCCTAAAATGCTATTTTTAGGATCGAAGTTAggtatttaaaaataaaattttattataaaatattaaaatattatttttatgttaattataaaaggaaaaaatatctttttaaaattaattatataaagaataaaatatctttttagaATTAAGATTGACTAATttgtttataaataaaatagaaatctaaatttagtattaaaaagactaacataaaccacgtaagttaattttgaaaagatgaaaattttcttttagaatTAAGGTTGTTTAATTGTATACTAGCTTTTTTTTATGGACAAGAAGGGTCAAAAATcctaacaagaaagaaaaaaattagctAAAGCCTCTAACAAGGGGTACACTAGAAGCATCATGAATAAGACTATAGATAATATTAGGAGGAGCTGCATCATATACGTGAGTTCCAAAAGGGAGAGCATAGCTATTTTTTGCTAACTTGTCTACTACAAAATTTGCTTCACGCATGGTAATGGTATGGAACTACTATATATTAGGAATGCGATTAGCAGGGATGTTAATGTCGTCAACTAGAGAGGAGCAAGGATGAAAAGATTGGCACCCTTTTTTGATAAAATTCAGGGCAAATATAAAGTCTAATTCTACAATTAAATCCGAGATGCCATTTGCTATTACAATTCGTAGTCCTTGGACAAAGCCTTAAAGCTCAGCTTGTATTATAGAGCAGCTTCAAATAGTGAGATTTTTTGATAGACAAGAAAAATCAGGACCATCTCATTGTTTCCTCATTCTTACGTTTTTTCCACTGACAAATCCTTTTATTATTCGATTTGTAAGGTTGCTGGTAAAACCTTTCAAAAATTCACCAAGATGGTTTTTGAAAATCCTACCATATGTGACACTGTTTGTCTGAGTAATGAAGGACCCATCAATATTCAATTTAATGAGATTCTCAGGGGGAGGGTACCACCTCATAAGAATATTGGTCCCTTAATTGTTCAAACGAGAATGAGAAAACTTCCTGCAGACCTCAATAATTTCATTAAAGCGAGCCTTCACCTGTTGAAGACATATAACAGCAGGGGTATTATCATTTTCGAAGATAAACTTATTTCGAAATGGATGGGGCTGCAACCCCAAAAAGACAAGGACAGTCATCGCATCTAGTAAGGTTTAGGGTCAACCACTCATGGAGCCCAAGGTTGAAGAAGTTCATAAATCCTGAATTTCGGAGGAAAGGTACCCAGATCCTTCTTGCAAACTGACAATCTCGAAGAACAAGCAAGATGGACTCGTCTTGCCTGTTACATCTTGGACAAATTGCGATAGTTGTTAAATGGCATCTGATTCTTTCCAGGTTAGTGAGGATAGCACCATGAGAAATCAACTAGAGAAACATGCGTATACGTTTGGGGCCTCTCCATCTCCAAATCAACGAAAATAGCTTATTCTGATTATAGTGCTCTTCATCCAGCTTTTGACAAGTCATCTTGAGGTTGAAGGCACCATCCGAGGAAACGTTCCAAGCAATTTGATCACTGTTTTTCCAAGGCAATGGAGGTGCAAGGGCCATAATCTTCTTGACCACCACCTCTGGTAATCGCGCCATCAGTTTTTCCTCATCCCAGCTCTATGAAACGGTAAGAAAATTTGTGAGAAGACTAGAAGGATTAAAATTATTACTTACCCGAACGCTGAATTGATTCAAAGGGCCCAGTTCTGGCACCCAATTGTGACTCTAGAAATTAATCTTAGAGCTGTTCCCAATGCGCCATATATGATTTTTCTGCACATCTGGCCAAGCCTTGCAAATTCCTCTCCACAGATTGGATTCGTTCTGCTTCCTATCAACCCTTGGAATAATATCATTTCCTCCATTATATTTGGATCTGATAACATGTTCCCATAGCAAGTCTTTCTTTTCAACAAGACCCCACCCAGCCTTCACCATAAAGGCATGGTTCATCTTACTCGCAagaagccttccaagaattcaatcTCGAATTCAGCTTACTAATGATTTCTTTGTAAGTTTGCTTGGTTACTTTAGAATGAAGGAGCGGGATTCTCAAGTACTTTCCTAAGTCGTCCGTTCTAAAAAATTGAAGAGCGTCACTAATCTCCGTACGAATTGGGTTACTGACattcttggagaagaagacaCGAGTCTTATCCTAATTAACTTTTTGACATGAGCTATCACAAAAAGGCGTTCAAACATCTCTTAATGACCTCTGCCTGATCTAGACGAGTTTCAGAGAAAAGAATGAGATCGTCAGCAAAGCAAAGATGGGATATTTTAGGCCGTCTTTCTTGAGGCAAATAGACTTTCAGAATTCATGATGAATCACCACattgattataaaaaaatttaaaatacaagtttggttaatttattaaacaaaaataccccatttaagattaatttaagATACTTAAATGCCCTTTTAAAACTAATATTCTTTAATTAATTTCATTTTAGAAAGACTAAAACACCCCCATTTAGgattaattttaatgataaaCCACACAAATCGTATACAAAAGTTTATATTGCTCAacaaaaaaactttaaaaaatataaatgacaAATATATGATCAAACATTTccattattaaaatttaatgattttattctaaataaactctttttttttttgaaaaactgaAAAAGAAGTCTTGTGGTCAAAGCTTGCTATGATATTTGCATGCAATTCTAAATACTTATCTAAATATTCAGACAAAAATTTGGATATAAGTATTTTATTTGCTAAATACAAAATCGGTTTTTGTTGCttgttaaaaaaagatatttttgttcGTTGATTTTCGTCACATATATTTTGTTTTcacgttttttattttttcgaagtgttatttgtttaggttattttttggttatttttgtcaataaaattaaagtttaaataCGATTTTGTTAATTTATCCCAATATAAAGactaaaaattactttttttagAGATAAAGTTGtttaattgaattaaaaaaataaaaatttgaatttcattaCAAAAGTAGTAGATACCGGCGGTTTCGAGAAATGTTGctgttttttaaattaaaaatgttatttatatactaaaatcaatcactaaaattagttactaatgtatttgtgtataaatacatatataatttaatttatttttaatatgtatattGTATTTTGTACTTATAATTGACTTTAGAACTTAATTTTTGTATACAACATAATTGTTCTAAACGTATTCTGCTTGTAGAGGTATATAACCACATAACCTAATACTGAATATCAGTTATGCTatacatacaagtctttttagcttacaagtcttacaagttggGCCAAACCCAATAGAGGTTACGCTCACCCACAAAAGCGTGTTAAAATGCGCATCACGTTTCCAAAGCACTCCTCACCATTATGAACGACTCTTTTTCTTCGcgtttcttctcctcctcctcttctttcttctttttcttctcctttttctttgtgtttctcctcctttttcttcgcgtgtttcatcttcatcgttgtgtttctcctccttctttttttgattttgcaacattatatatttttttcttctttgtttgaatttttcctcccaaaaagaattatgagaatatgaaataagaagatgatgaagaagaaacaacagaagatgaggaagaggaagataaAGAGTCCTGAATTATGCataacttatcagaataaaaatacacccaaatatcttcattttacacccaaatatctgtgttacacccaaatatcttcgttttacacccaaatttgtTGCAAATGCATAAATGAGTTATGCtacgtgtacactaaaatcagccaccaaagTATACTGGAATacaaatatacattgaaaataaattaaagcacacatgtatttatacacaaatacattggtgattgattttagtgactgattttagtgtacaaatagcattttttatttagattaaAATGCAACCCAAATATTGGTATGTGTCATGTTCCTCAATTGAAAAGAATATGATATATTTTTTCTACCAACAATTACAAATTTTGACATTGAATCTTCGCATCAAGAATTAACTTTAGACATCTTTGTCTAAATTTTTACTCATCTAATATTCTATATGGACCAATCAGAACCATATTTTGGagtaaaagaaaattattaaaaaataacataattgtATATATGCAAAGACAGCTAACTATGCGCATCATATGGCCACGCTGCGGAGAACAACGGTTTCAATAGTAAGACCAGTACCAAATCCAAAAAGCACACCCCAATCAAGTCCTTCTCCAGTGGTTTTAAGTCCATTTTCAAGGGACTTCTTCCTCATCAAATCCATAATAAAGAACACACATGCACTTGACATGTTACCGTAATTGCTAAGGACATCTCTAGTGGCTTTCATTTTCTCTGACTTCAAATTCATCTTCTGTTCAACCTGGTCTAGAATTGCACGTCCACTAGGGTGTGCAATCCAAAATATTGAGTTATAATCAGATATATCCAACAGATCAAAAGCTTTACTGAGTGCTTCGTTGATATTTTGTGAAATAATATCAGGAACACTCTTGTTAAGATAGAATATAAGCCCAACTTCACGAAGGAGACCACCGATGGCTCCATGGCTGCCAGGGACAAGTTTTTGGTAAGTCGAAATAAGTTCAAAGATATGCTTCTCAACCTCTGGCACAGGATCAGAACCAATGATAATCGCAGCAGCTCCATCTGCAAACAATGCTTGCCCTACAAGACTATCCATGTCTGTCTCACTAGGACCACGGAAAGTGACTGTAGTATTCTCAGAACAAACGATAAGCACATGAGCATCCTTGTTGTTTTCAGCCAAGTCCTTAGCCAAGCGAAGGACAGTGCCTCCAGCAAAGAAACCTTGGTGGTACATCATGTACCTCTTGATGCATGGGTCGAGTCCTAAAAGTACAATGAGTTCGTAATCAACGCCAGACAACGCAACGCCACTGGTGGTACAGAAGATCAAATGCGTGATCTTAGACATTGGCTGGCCCCATTCCTTGATGGCTTTGGTTACAGCCTCTTTTCCAACTCTTGGTACCTCCCTGATCATCATATCTTCCCTTGCATCCAACGATGGTGCCTTGTATGCGCAcattttggattctcttttaATATCTCTTCTGTTAAGTACATATGTCTGTTTTTTATCATTGTCCTCTCACCTAAAATGATATGTAATTCACATCTATCAAtactctttttcaaatttaaaacatcatccacttatatatataaaaaattggGTTTTGACATTTTAAATTCTGATCAGTTCGCGTATCAAACCTTTCAAGTTATTCATGTAGtgatttaatttaaactttcatATGTTTGATTTTAATAGTTTATCCAAATTTAATTATAGATATAATGTATTAAATCTAATTATACATGAGTAAATAAATGAGTATGTGAAAGATCAAGAAAGTATATATGACCAGAATAAATTTGTGTATGTTTAGGAACATAGGGAAATAGTAACTTGTTAAGTAGTTATTGTTATTACTATGAGTTGGATATATATCATATTATGGTACACGATATAATATGTTAATTGTTGTGTATCAATAATTAATATCAAAGTAAAATGATGAATTTTAGgttgataaatattaaattaaacaaCATCAATATATTTGATAACAATACTTACAAATACGTTAGAATTTTTTCTTTAAGTCAGTCAtgtgtttattattggttacTCTAAAATAATAATCTGCATATATACTCTGATTAACACAATTTGGTAAATTTACTGTGCCAATTGCTAACATAGTTGCTGGGCCTTCTGCCCTTTGTTGAACCTTGCGGATGTCATTCACAGCCACCATATTTTCTTAGCTAAGTTCTTTGGATAGCAAAGCTCAGATATGTTCTTTGGAATAACAAATGTATTTTGATTTGATGAAGACTTAGACAGGGGTGGGGGGATATTTATATGCTTGAGAGTAGGGGCATATGTGGAATTAAATAGAAAGCGTGCTCAAACGGTCAGCAGTGTTCGAAAACGATGTTTCTCTGACTTCTTAGTTGGTCTACTTtgactttggtttatttttgggtaaaaaaccatattaagccaaatgactcaaaaaataacgtaaatacgccaaagcaaaaatcgtttcagcaataagccagatcgtatttttatataattcgaaccaggttggttcgaactcTAATTGTTAGTAAATCGAACCAGGTGAGTTCGAATTAGGTTTTTTTGGTTGGTAATAAATCGAACCAGCCTGGTTTGAATTAAGAATGAacgtaattcgaaccaagctggttcgaattatagagagagaagGTTTCCGTGTAATTCGAACcgggctggttcgaattacaccaaTCATAGTTCGAACCAGACCGGTTTGAATTAGTGTGAGACTGAGCTGTATATATATGGTTCCAAACGTGAGTTAGTCTCATTAGAGGGAGTAagatggctagtgaggagagttttgTGGTTTTGGTGCACCACAGAGGATCTGTTAATAGAAAAACTCGTTCCGGAGTAAAGTTCACAGATAAGAATCCTCTATGTATTGTCGTAACGTCTACGACGAGTTATGATGACCTTGTTAGCGCTGTACTAATGAAGCTCGGTCTGGATGGTGCGAAGCGCGTAAAGAAGTTTTTCTATCGCATTCCAGTCACGGTGCTACAGAATACCGTGAAGTATGATTGCTTCACGATTAATAATGATGTGGACTTGCAAGTAATGTTTCTTTGTCGGCGACAGTTTTCGGAGGTGAGGACACCGGAGTTGTTGGCACGGCTGGTTGATGTTGTATCCAGCTCCGGCGGTTCGAACAGGAATACGAACACTATAGCGAATCCAGCAGGTTCTAGTTCCCGGCCTGCCGTTGCTTCCTCGTCCGTCCCTGTGTACGAACCAGTGGTCCAAGCTGTTGCCTCCCCGTCTTTTGCTGTTGACCTCAATGGCACCGAAGGCGACGAGGTAGTGGAAAGGGAAAATTTGCCGAACGCTTTAGTGGGAGTTGCCGAACGCTTTATGTGTTCAAACTATGCAATAGAATATTAATGACTACGCAGTTATGTATGTCAAATTGAAATAGAGAAGGCCTAGTATAGTACCTCGAGGCCAATGGCCAGCTCAACTCCTCATATCCTGCAGGCCTAAACCGAGGAAAGCGCCAAAAGATCTAAGACTGGAGTAGCTGAAGCGGGCCCGCTAACTTGACGACATGTCTGTTCGCCACTCGGCACATGCACCGGTACAACCAAGCCAGTGCGGCAGAACCCCAGCTGTAGGTACCCAGCTCCTCCAGCCTCGCTACGTATGGAAGCCATCTGATGTGAATCCGGTTCCCTGACTTGTCCGCAAACAGCTGCGTGCCCAACAACATCATGATGTACGCACGGGCATATCGGCGCACAGTCTCATCATCTGCATCCTCAGGGCACTCCCCGAAAGTCTTCTGAAACCAGCTGCAGTTCACTGCGTACTTCTGAACCTGGCTGGGAGGAGGTATAACTCCGAGCAACTCCTGGAACCAGACCCAGGCTGGACGGCCACCCTCGATGTATATATGGAACTCGGACAAGCACCCGCTTACGTAACGGCCGTCCACTGGCAAACCCAGCTGGTATGCCACGTCCTGGAGTGTGATGGTGCACTCTCCGAACGGCATGTGGAACGTGTGCGTCTCGGGACGCCATCGCTCTACGAATGCACTGACAAGGGCCTCGTCTAGCCGGAACCATCGGTCGTTCAGCCTTGCAAGATGGTATAGACCTGCCATCTGCAAGTACGGAACGTATCTGTCATCAAGTCGCATGCCCTGCTGCCGCCGCATGCTCCTAATGCATCGCTGGGGCTGCTCACAAAATGAACCGCACAGTTAGAACCGGCTTAAAAACCAACCACAACCATAAGCAGCACGATAAATCATCAACATACCATTCTGCTAAATAAGACCGCATAACATTACTTGAAAGATAAGCGACTGGAAAACAAATCCATAGACCGCACAAATAAACCGCAAAAATAAACCAGCCTAACGAGATCCACTAACAAGAAACAGCTTAACTAAACCGGTTTACGTAAAAGAGCTACGGTAAAACAACTAGCATAAAAAAAGTCAAACAAATCACCAACATAAAACCACTAACGGAAATCACCTAccctaaaccactaacataaaccgtTTGCATAAACCACTCGCAAAAACCGCTAACACAAACCACCAACATAAACCACCAACAGAAACCACTAACTTAAACCACTAGCATAAACCGCTAActtaaaccactaacataaaccactaacataaaccacctacataaaccaccaacagaaaccactaacttaaaccactagcataaaccactaacttaaaccgctaacttaaaccactaacataaaccactaacataaaccacctacataaaccactaacataaaccactaacataaaccacctacataaaccactaacataaacca
This window contains:
- the LOC130974652 gene encoding stilbene synthase 3-like — its product is MCAYKAPSLDAREDMMIREVPRVGKEAVTKAIKEWGQPMSKITHLIFCTTSGVALSGVDYELIVLLGLDPCIKRYMMYHQGFFAGGTVLRLAKDLAENNKDAHVLIVCSENTTVTFRGPSETDMDSLVGQALFADGAAAIIIGSDPVPEVEKHIFELISTYQKLVPGSHGAIGGLLREVGLIFYLNKSVPDIISQNINEALSKAFDLLDISDYNSIFWIAHPSGRAILDQVEQKMNLKSEKMKATRDVLSNYGNMSSACVFFIMDLMRKKSLENGLKTTGEGLDWGVLFGFGTGLTIETVVLRSVAI
- the LOC130974653 gene encoding protein MAIN-LIKE 1-like, translating into MRRQQGMRLDDRYVPYLQMAGLYHLARLNDRWFRLDEALVSAFVERWRPETHTFHMPFGECTITLQDVAYQLGLPVDGRYVSGCLSEFHIYIEGGRPAWVWFQELLGVIPPPSQVQKYAVNCSWFQKTFGECPEDADDETVRRYARAYIMMLLGTQLFADKSGNRIHIRWLPYVARLEELGTYSWGSAALAWLYRCMCRVANRHVVKLAGPLQLLQS